The Denitrificimonas caeni genome has a segment encoding these proteins:
- a CDS encoding IMPACT family protein: MRVIKASHSYQEEIRKSRFLAQAVFLPSAEQATELIAQLSTANVSHNCWAWRCGEYYRFNDDGEPSGTAGRPILAAIDNQQFDQVLIVVTRWYGGIQLGTGGLARAYGGCATQVLQTASSEQRVARTVLRGHCPYTYLDVFKVRLAEAGAVLNSEEFDAEGAWLNLAVPDTQVLAVQEMLSEATRGASTLQPVVLP; the protein is encoded by the coding sequence ATGCGAGTGATTAAGGCGTCCCACAGTTATCAAGAAGAGATTCGTAAGAGTCGGTTTCTTGCGCAAGCGGTATTTTTACCCAGTGCTGAGCAAGCCACTGAGTTGATTGCTCAGCTCAGCACGGCCAATGTGTCGCATAATTGTTGGGCGTGGCGCTGTGGTGAGTACTACCGCTTTAATGATGATGGTGAGCCAAGTGGTACGGCTGGCCGGCCGATTCTAGCGGCCATTGATAACCAGCAGTTTGACCAGGTCTTGATTGTGGTAACGCGCTGGTATGGCGGGATTCAACTGGGTACGGGTGGCTTAGCGCGAGCGTATGGCGGCTGTGCAACACAGGTGTTACAAACCGCTAGCAGTGAACAGCGGGTAGCGCGTACTGTGCTTCGTGGGCACTGCCCCTACACTTATTTGGATGTGTTTAAAGTGCGTTTGGCTGAAGCCGGTGCGGTGCTCAACAGTGAAGAGTTTGATGCTGAGGGTGCTTGGTTAAATCTTGCGGTGCCAGATACTCAGGTGCTTGCTGTGCAAGAAATGCTCAGCGAGGCCACTCGCGGTGCGAGTACGTTGCAACCTGTTGTGTTGCCCTAG
- a CDS encoding extracellular solute-binding protein, translated as MSIRKPILAALALSVMAGHVQAADDIVVYSSRIDELIKPVFDKYTENTGVKIKFITDKEAPLMARLKAEGGNTPADILITVDAGNLWQAEQMDILQPLNSEKIKENIPSQYRSSNDQWTGLSLRARTIAYSTERVTPEELSTYEALADKNWKGRLCLRTSKKVYNQSLTATLIEANGAENTEKLVNAWVDNLATDVFSDDTALLQAINAGQCDVGIVNSYYYGRLHKQDPDLKVKLFWPNQDNRGVHVNLSGAGITKYAPNADEARKLLEWMTTEEAQSIFAGANQEFPANPSVAPSEEVAAWGEFKADTVPVEVAGKRQAEAIRLMDRANWR; from the coding sequence ATGTCGATTCGTAAACCCATTCTCGCGGCGCTTGCTCTAAGTGTAATGGCCGGTCACGTACAAGCAGCAGACGATATCGTGGTTTACTCTTCACGTATCGACGAGCTGATCAAACCTGTATTTGATAAGTACACAGAAAACACCGGCGTCAAAATCAAGTTTATTACGGATAAAGAAGCGCCACTGATGGCCCGCTTAAAAGCTGAAGGCGGTAATACCCCAGCCGATATCCTGATTACTGTCGATGCCGGCAACCTCTGGCAAGCTGAACAAATGGATATTTTACAGCCGCTCAATTCAGAAAAAATCAAAGAAAACATCCCTTCACAATACCGCTCCAGCAATGACCAATGGACAGGTTTATCACTGCGTGCACGCACCATTGCTTACTCAACCGAGCGTGTCACTCCAGAAGAGTTAAGCACCTATGAAGCCTTGGCAGATAAAAACTGGAAAGGCCGTTTATGCTTACGCACCAGTAAAAAAGTCTATAACCAGTCGCTCACTGCAACCTTAATTGAAGCAAACGGCGCTGAAAACACCGAGAAACTGGTAAATGCTTGGGTGGATAACTTAGCTACCGACGTTTTCTCTGACGACACCGCGTTACTGCAAGCCATTAATGCCGGCCAATGTGATGTGGGTATTGTCAACAGCTACTACTACGGCCGCTTGCACAAACAAGACCCAGACCTAAAAGTAAAACTGTTCTGGCCGAACCAAGACAACCGCGGCGTGCACGTAAACTTATCTGGTGCAGGTATCACTAAGTACGCGCCCAATGCGGATGAAGCCCGCAAACTCTTAGAGTGGATGACCACTGAAGAAGCGCAAAGCATCTTTGCTGGAGCAAACCAAGAGTTCCCAGCGAACCCAAGCGTTGCGCCTTCAGAAGAAGTTGCTGCATGGGGTGAGTTCAAAGCCGACACCGTACCAGTGGAAGTAGCTGGTAAGCGTCAAGCTGAAGCAATCCGTTTAATGGACCGTGCTAACTGGCGCTAA
- a CDS encoding 2-octaprenyl-3-methyl-6-methoxy-1,4-benzoquinol hydroxylase, producing MHADLIIVGAGMVGSTLALALKDSGLNILLVDGSPLSVAPFQAEQTFEPRVSALSIASQHILENLGAWPGIIQRRASPYSHMHVWDGSGTGKIDFSASSVHAQVLGHIVENRIVQDALLEQLQDTKIDLLAHSRVENLRRSSSGWLMQLEGGTQIHTPLIIAADGANSTVRRLAGCATREWDYLHHAIVTSIRCEKPHQATAWQRFTDEGPLALLPLQHIDERNWCSIVWSVPKERAAQIMALDDAEFCTALGQASEQRLGNIEHADQRYSIPLRQRHAKRYVEPSLALIGDAAHSIHPLAGQGVNLGFLDAAVLAQVLLKAQQRGENIASEQVLSRFERRRMPHNLAMMAAMDGFQHLFQADALPLRWLRNSGLKLVDNLDEAKALFVRQALGLGIDLPDLAKV from the coding sequence ATGCACGCAGATTTAATTATCGTCGGCGCAGGTATGGTCGGTAGCACCCTCGCCTTAGCGCTCAAAGACAGTGGCCTGAATATTCTCCTGGTAGACGGCAGCCCCCTCAGTGTCGCTCCATTTCAGGCAGAGCAAACTTTCGAGCCACGGGTCAGTGCTTTATCCATCGCCAGCCAACACATTTTAGAAAACCTTGGCGCATGGCCGGGGATCATCCAGCGACGCGCCAGCCCTTACAGCCACATGCACGTCTGGGATGGCTCAGGTACCGGCAAAATTGATTTCTCTGCCAGCAGTGTACATGCACAAGTACTGGGTCATATTGTTGAAAACCGCATCGTCCAAGACGCCCTGCTGGAGCAACTGCAAGACACAAAAATCGACTTGCTCGCCCACTCGCGAGTGGAGAATCTGCGCCGTTCCAGCAGTGGCTGGCTGATGCAGCTGGAAGGCGGCACCCAGATCCACACACCCTTAATTATTGCTGCCGACGGTGCCAATTCAACAGTGCGTCGCCTCGCCGGTTGCGCCACCCGCGAATGGGATTACCTCCATCACGCTATTGTCACCAGCATCCGCTGTGAAAAACCCCATCAAGCCACGGCTTGGCAACGTTTTACCGATGAAGGCCCGTTGGCCTTACTGCCTTTACAACACATTGACGAGCGCAACTGGTGCTCGATTGTTTGGTCTGTGCCCAAAGAACGTGCAGCACAGATTATGGCGCTCGATGATGCCGAGTTCTGCACCGCACTAGGTCAAGCCAGCGAACAGCGCTTAGGCAATATTGAACATGCGGATCAGCGCTACAGCATTCCCCTGCGCCAGCGCCATGCCAAGCGTTATGTGGAGCCGAGTTTGGCACTGATCGGCGATGCCGCCCACAGCATCCACCCGCTCGCTGGGCAAGGGGTTAATTTGGGTTTTCTAGATGCCGCAGTGTTGGCCCAAGTGTTACTCAAGGCACAGCAGCGCGGCGAAAACATCGCCAGCGAGCAGGTACTTAGCCGCTTTGAGCGCCGCCGGATGCCACATAATTTAGCCATGATGGCCGCTATGGACGGTTTCCAGCATCTGTTTCAAGCAGACGCTTTGCCGCTACGCTGGCTACGCAATAGCGGACTCAAGTTGGTGGACAACCTGGATGAAGCCAAAGCCCTCTTCGTGCGTCAGGCCTTAGGCTTAGGCATCGACCTCCCTGACTTGGCTAAAGTTTAA
- a CDS encoding DUF4442 domain-containing protein — MQKKKTARKARLLRWAMNFYPPYLGAGVKVREISPDFRHVRVSMGLTWYNRNYVRTQFGGSLYSMTDPFFMLMLMENLGRDYVVWDKASHIEFISPGRGTVHAEFSIDQAILEDIRQHTANGEKYLPKYQAYVRDDQGTLVAQVEKTLYIRRKPAAQLAATPQ; from the coding sequence ATGCAGAAGAAGAAAACCGCACGCAAGGCTCGATTATTGCGCTGGGCAATGAATTTTTATCCACCTTACTTAGGTGCAGGAGTAAAAGTACGTGAGATCAGCCCAGACTTTCGTCACGTGCGCGTCAGCATGGGTTTAACTTGGTACAACCGCAACTATGTACGCACCCAATTTGGCGGCTCTCTGTACTCCATGACTGACCCTTTTTTTATGCTGATGTTGATGGAAAACCTCGGCCGCGACTACGTGGTGTGGGACAAGGCCTCGCATATAGAGTTTATTAGCCCAGGCCGCGGCACCGTGCATGCTGAATTCAGCATTGACCAAGCCATCCTCGAGGATATCCGCCAACACACGGCCAACGGTGAAAAATACCTGCCTAAATATCAAGCTTACGTACGTGACGATCAGGGCACCTTAGTTGCCCAAGTCGAGAAAACTTTATATATCCGCCGTAAACCTGCAGCGCAGCTTGCTGCCACCCCACAGTAG
- the ubiH gene encoding 2-octaprenyl-6-methoxyphenyl hydroxylase, with protein sequence MSRVQIAIIGGGLVGASLALALQAGARERQWKIVLIEPYAPGDSYQPSYDARASALSFGSQQIYQRLGLWDALAPRAEAIQDIHISDRGRFAAARINAKEEGVAALGYVVENAWLGHCLWAALDSAVVEWRCPARVEQMHSLPDGYRLELDDGSSLECDLAILADGGRSGLREQLGIYAQHNPYGQTALISNISSAKPHQGMAFERFTDDGPMALLPLPENRSVLIWTREPEEAQRLYALPDQQFLQELQACFGYRLGAIEQMGRRHLYPLSLIQSSEQVRANLVVLGNAAHSLHPVAGQGYNLSLRDSMALADCLLAGPNTPGDLTTLQSFQQQQQLDQELTIGFSDRVTRLFSNAKPVLAGGRNLGLLGLDLFPPAKHWFARQAMGLGVRSTEDKS encoded by the coding sequence ATGAGCCGAGTGCAGATCGCAATTATTGGCGGTGGTTTAGTGGGCGCCAGCTTAGCTTTAGCCTTGCAAGCAGGGGCCCGTGAGCGGCAATGGAAAATTGTTCTAATTGAACCCTATGCGCCCGGCGACAGCTACCAACCCAGTTATGACGCGCGCGCCTCGGCTCTGTCCTTTGGCAGTCAGCAAATTTATCAGCGTTTAGGCCTTTGGGATGCCCTAGCACCGCGTGCCGAAGCCATTCAGGATATTCATATTTCTGACCGCGGCCGCTTTGCCGCTGCACGCATTAACGCGAAAGAAGAAGGCGTTGCCGCTTTAGGCTATGTGGTGGAAAATGCTTGGCTCGGGCATTGCCTCTGGGCCGCACTGGACAGCGCAGTAGTTGAATGGCGCTGCCCCGCTCGCGTGGAGCAGATGCACAGCTTGCCCGATGGCTATCGCCTTGAATTAGATGATGGCAGCAGCCTTGAATGTGACTTGGCTATTTTGGCCGACGGTGGCCGCTCCGGGTTACGTGAACAACTGGGGATTTATGCCCAACACAATCCTTACGGGCAAACGGCATTAATCAGCAATATCAGTAGTGCCAAGCCCCATCAAGGCATGGCCTTTGAACGCTTTACCGATGACGGCCCCATGGCCTTACTGCCCTTGCCTGAAAATCGTAGCGTGCTGATCTGGACCCGCGAGCCAGAGGAAGCACAACGACTTTATGCACTACCTGATCAGCAATTTTTGCAAGAACTGCAAGCCTGCTTTGGCTATCGCCTCGGCGCTATCGAACAGATGGGCCGTCGTCACCTCTACCCTTTGAGCTTAATTCAAAGCAGCGAGCAGGTACGTGCCAACCTCGTGGTACTGGGCAATGCCGCGCACAGCCTGCACCCAGTGGCAGGGCAAGGCTATAATCTTTCCTTGCGCGATAGCATGGCTCTGGCTGACTGCTTACTGGCTGGCCCAAACACCCCTGGTGATCTGACCACCCTACAAAGCTTCCAGCAGCAACAACAACTTGATCAAGAATTAACCATTGGCTTCTCAGATCGGGTCACACGCTTATTTTCTAATGCTAAGCCTGTCTTAGCCGGCGGACGCAATTTAGGCTTACTCGGGCTGGATCTATTTCCACCCGCCAAACACTGGTTTGCCCGCCAAGCCATGGGCTTAGGGGTGCGCAGCACAGAGGATAAAAGCTAG
- the pepP gene encoding Xaa-Pro aminopeptidase yields MRSISTSEYAQRRQHLMQQMTPNSIAILPAAAISTRNSSVEYPYRQDSDFFYLSGFAEPEAVLVLIPKREHGEFVLFCRERNPERELWEGLRAGQDGAIADYQADDAFPISDIDDILPGLIEGRERVYYSVGNNPEFDQQMMEWLNSIRSKARMGAQPPKEFVVLDHLLHEARLYKSPAEIATMQQAADISCRAHIRAMQAAQPGLYEYHLEAELDYEFRKGGARLPAYSSIVASGNNACILHYTENNAPLQDGDLVLIDAGCEIDCYASDITRTFPVSGRFSPEQKAIYEIVLKANLEAMNYISPKHCWNDAHDATVRVITAGLLELGLLQGELPELISNEAYRPFYMHRAGHWLGLDVHDVGDYKVDGQWRTLKPGMTMTVEPGIYIAVDNHDVPAQWRGIGVRIEDDVVVTVDGCRVLTNAVPKTIDEIEALMAAAQATGA; encoded by the coding sequence ATGCGCTCAATCAGCACCTCTGAATACGCCCAACGCCGCCAACACCTGATGCAGCAAATGACGCCCAACAGCATTGCGATTTTACCCGCTGCCGCTATCAGCACCCGCAACAGCAGCGTTGAGTATCCATACCGGCAAGACAGCGACTTCTTTTACCTGTCAGGCTTTGCTGAGCCGGAAGCAGTGCTGGTGTTAATCCCCAAACGTGAGCACGGCGAGTTTGTTTTATTTTGCCGGGAACGCAATCCCGAGCGCGAGCTTTGGGAAGGTTTAAGAGCAGGACAAGACGGTGCTATTGCTGATTATCAAGCCGACGATGCCTTCCCGATCAGTGATATTGATGACATTTTGCCCGGTCTGATTGAAGGCCGTGAGCGGGTGTACTACTCAGTGGGCAATAACCCTGAGTTTGATCAACAGATGATGGAGTGGCTCAACAGTATTCGCAGCAAAGCACGCATGGGTGCTCAGCCACCTAAAGAGTTTGTTGTTCTGGATCACTTGCTGCATGAAGCGCGCCTGTACAAAAGCCCTGCAGAAATCGCCACCATGCAGCAGGCAGCAGATATCTCTTGCCGTGCCCATATCCGCGCCATGCAAGCCGCTCAACCTGGGCTATACGAATACCATTTAGAAGCTGAGCTCGATTACGAATTCCGTAAAGGCGGCGCGCGCTTACCCGCTTACTCCTCCATTGTCGCCAGCGGTAACAACGCCTGTATTTTGCATTACACAGAAAACAACGCCCCCCTTCAGGACGGTGACTTAGTGCTGATCGATGCCGGTTGCGAAATCGACTGCTATGCCAGTGATATCACCCGCACCTTTCCCGTCAGTGGCCGCTTCAGCCCTGAACAAAAAGCCATTTATGAGATTGTTCTCAAGGCTAATTTAGAGGCGATGAACTATATCTCGCCCAAGCACTGCTGGAATGACGCCCATGATGCCACGGTACGCGTCATTACCGCTGGTTTGCTAGAGCTTGGCCTACTGCAAGGCGAGTTGCCGGAGCTGATTAGCAATGAAGCCTACAGACCTTTTTACATGCACCGCGCTGGGCACTGGCTGGGTTTAGATGTACATGATGTGGGTGATTACAAGGTTGATGGTCAATGGCGTACGCTCAAACCCGGTATGACCATGACCGTCGAACCAGGTATTTATATTGCTGTGGACAACCATGATGTTCCGGCACAATGGCGCGGGATTGGTGTGCGCATTGAAGATGACGTGGTGGTGACCGTAGACGGCTGCCGCGTACTGACCAATGCAGTACCAAAAACCATCGATGAAATTGAAGCATTAATGGCCGCCGCACAAGCAACAGGAGCTTAA
- a CDS encoding UPF0149 family protein, with translation MPQSQSAYTSFAALLTTSGHSVSPAELQGLLLGRCCAGAGFSGSGWLEEAQDLFDGEVPSNLHAALLGLQEMVKAELVAQSSVSLTLLLPSDEDSLQLRTAALGLWTQGFLSGFGANIGTTKLSKEVHEILEDLVSIAQIAPPEEEDEEGEVAYMELSEYLRAAPLFLFTECANYILPNTDDEQPAVH, from the coding sequence ATGCCTCAATCACAATCTGCTTACACCTCATTTGCCGCCCTTCTGACCACCAGCGGGCACTCTGTATCACCTGCTGAACTGCAAGGCCTATTGCTTGGCCGTTGCTGTGCTGGTGCAGGCTTTTCCGGCAGCGGCTGGCTCGAAGAAGCTCAAGATTTATTTGACGGTGAAGTACCTAGCAACTTACATGCAGCCCTGTTGGGTTTGCAAGAAATGGTCAAAGCCGAACTGGTAGCTCAGAGTAGTGTTTCCCTCACTTTACTGCTGCCCAGTGATGAAGACTCATTACAACTACGCACCGCCGCTCTGGGCTTATGGACGCAAGGTTTTCTCAGTGGTTTTGGTGCCAACATTGGTACGACTAAGCTCTCTAAAGAAGTCCACGAAATTCTTGAAGATTTAGTTTCTATCGCCCAAATTGCGCCTCCTGAAGAAGAAGACGAAGAAGGTGAAGTGGCCTATATGGAGCTTAGCGAGTACTTACGCGCAGCACCTTTATTTCTATTCACTGAATGCGCCAACTATATTCTTCCCAATACTGACGACGAACAGCCTGCAGTACACTAA
- a CDS encoding TIGR02449 family protein, which translates to MKNTDLQALVDAVEQLMQRNTELRTQNKTLREERGQLIEKNEIAQQKVAAMISRLKALEQDS; encoded by the coding sequence GTGAAAAATACTGATTTGCAAGCCTTGGTGGACGCCGTTGAGCAATTGATGCAACGCAACACTGAACTTAGAACGCAGAATAAAACTTTGCGCGAAGAGCGTGGGCAGTTAATAGAAAAAAACGAAATAGCGCAGCAAAAAGTTGCCGCTATGATCTCTCGACTTAAAGCCTTGGAGCAGGATTCATGA
- a CDS encoding cell division protein ZapA encodes MTQSQTITVRILDKDYHIACPASESTNLERAAEYLDKKMREIRRTGKVIGTERVAVMAALNITHELHSKQSAALLDGENTELIQQLVARVNQSLDVSE; translated from the coding sequence ATGACACAGTCCCAGACGATTACCGTGCGTATTCTGGATAAGGATTACCATATTGCTTGCCCAGCGTCAGAAAGCACAAACTTGGAGCGTGCTGCAGAGTATTTGGATAAGAAAATGCGCGAAATCCGACGCACAGGTAAAGTGATTGGCACCGAGCGTGTTGCGGTGATGGCTGCGTTAAATATTACCCATGAGCTGCACAGCAAGCAGAGTGCTGCACTGCTGGATGGCGAGAATACTGAGTTGATTCAGCAGTTGGTAGCGCGGGTCAATCAGAGTTTAGATGTTAGCGAATGA
- a CDS encoding 5-formyltetrahydrofolate cyclo-ligase: MQVNPSLSRAQLRTQLRKQRRNLSPSQQTLAAQQLYRQFAQHPLFRRAQHIAFYLAGDGEINPQLLLQEALQRGKHVYLPVLSPWPKTTMVFQRVGVQQQWEKNRFGILQPRWCAADQRAVWTLDAVFLPLVGFDPQGGRLGMGGGFYDRCFAQLCRSAHRLGPQRIGLAHECQRVAQLPVEPWDVPLHAVVTDQQWYAVPASTDCAG; the protein is encoded by the coding sequence ATTCAAGTTAATCCTTCTTTATCCCGTGCCCAGCTACGCACACAGCTGCGTAAACAGCGGCGCAACTTATCCCCTAGTCAGCAAACCTTAGCGGCACAGCAACTGTATCGACAGTTTGCTCAGCATCCGCTATTTCGCCGTGCGCAGCATATTGCTTTCTATCTAGCGGGTGACGGTGAAATTAATCCGCAATTATTGTTGCAAGAAGCTTTGCAGCGCGGCAAGCATGTGTACCTGCCCGTTTTATCGCCTTGGCCTAAAACCACCATGGTGTTTCAGCGGGTAGGTGTCCAGCAGCAGTGGGAAAAGAACCGTTTTGGTATTTTGCAGCCACGTTGGTGTGCGGCAGATCAGCGCGCTGTTTGGACGCTGGATGCGGTTTTTTTACCGCTGGTAGGCTTTGATCCCCAAGGTGGGCGCTTGGGGATGGGCGGTGGTTTCTATGATCGCTGCTTTGCTCAGCTGTGTCGCAGCGCGCATCGGCTAGGGCCGCAACGTATAGGCTTGGCGCATGAGTGTCAGCGTGTTGCGCAGCTGCCGGTGGAGCCTTGGGATGTGCCGTTACATGCAGTAGTTACTGACCAGCAGTGGTATGCGGTGCCAGCATCGACTGACTGTGCTGGCTAG